AGTTTAGATGATTTTAAAGCCTATGAAGCTACTTTTCACTTACTATCGGGTCGAAATAATGCACAAAGATTGGATCGAGCTATTAAGAATCTTCGCCAAGGAAAAGGAACAGAACATCAGTTAATTAAAGAATCTGAAGATGACTAAAAAATGAAGCTGGTATTTGACGAACAAGCTTGGGAAGACTACCAGTATTGGATTAAAACAGATAAAAAAATACTTAAGCGGATTAACTTATTAATCAAAGAAATCCCAAAAGAACCTTTTGATGGCATTGGCGACCCAGAACTACTCAAATACAATTGGTCTGGCTTCTGGTCTAGAAGAATAACCAAAGAGCATAGACTAGTTTATGCGGTTGAATCTAATTCAATTTTGATTGCTCAATGCAGATTTCATTATTAATAGTAAAAAGCTAATTTTAGTCATAGCGATCGCCTTTTCACAGAGCAAAAAATCAAAAACAGTAGCAAACGTTCCCTGAAAAGCTCATTGCCCTCTGCCAAAACTCCCGTTAAGCAAGATAATACTGAGACAGTAATCAGTAATCAGTAGTTAGTACATGAATTCTGTTAAACAAGTTGAGAGTAATTTATGGTTGGATAGTTGGCGCAGATATAAACGAGACAAGCCTGCTGTTTTTGGCTCGATAGTAATTCTAATTATTACTTTGGCGGTTGTTTTTGCTCCTCTTATCTATACTAATTCCGCTGATAAAATAGACTTCCTGGCTTCTTCTGCGCCTCCTAGCTGGGAACATCCTTTTGGTACAAATGATTTAGGGCAAGATCAATTAGCGAGAATTTTGCAGGGAGGCAGAGTATCTTTAACGGTGGGTATTGCTTCAATGCTGGTGGCGATATTTCTCGGTACAATTGTGGGCGCGATCGCTGGTTTTTATGGCGGTATTATTGATGGGATTTTAATGCGAATTACCGATTTATTTTTGGCATTACCTCAATTACCTTTATTACTTTTAATTGTTTATTTGTTTCGCGATTCGATTAAAAAAGTTGCAGGGGCAGAACTAGGCATATTTATTTTAATTGTCTTGCTGATAGGTGGATTAAATTGGATGTCGGTAGCTAGATTAGTTAGAGCAGATTTTCTCAAACTCAAAGAGTTAGAATTTGTCAGCGCAGCCAGAGCGATCGGTGCAAAACCAAGTCGGCTTATATGGACACATTTATTTCCTAATGTTTTAAGCGTCATTATTGTGGCTGCTACCTTATCAGTTGGTAACGCCATTATTACCGAATCTACCTTGAGTTTTCTAGGTTTAGGTTTTCCTCCTGATGTGCCAACTTGGGGGCGAATGTTATTTGAGGCAAAAGATTATTTAACTTCTGCTCCTTATATGGCAATTTTTCCCGGCATGGCAATATTTTTTACCGTATTAAGTATTAACTATATTGGTGATGGGCTTAGGGATGCTCTCGATCCGAAAAGATAAGTAGCAAGTAGCAAGTAGCAGATAGCAAGTAATAAGTAATAAGTAATAAGTAATAAGTAATAAGTAGCAAGTTAGATATAGTCAAGGTTTGAGGTCAACTAAATGGTGTCTTCACTTACGCTCATGTCTACTAGTATTCTACATTTGAAATTTATAGAGGCTAAAATAGCGGAATCTTCGCGCTCTATTTTAAAACCTATGAAACCTCAATTATTATCTGTAATCGTTATTTCAACAACTATTGCTTTATCTTTACCTGCTCAATCCGAAAGTTTAACTGATTTAAATCAACTTTTAAGTACTAAAAAGTGTTCTCAATGTGACCTAAATAGCTCTGGATTAGTACAGGCAGATTTGAAGGGGGCAGACTTGCTTCAGGCGGATCTAACGGGGGCAAATTTGAGTCAGGCAAATCTAACAGGAGCAAATTTAACGGGAGCAAATTTAACAGGAACATCCCTAAATGGAGCAAATCTAACGGGGGCAAATTTAACAGGCGCAAATTTGGCTGGTACAGATCTCAGAAATGCTTATGTAGGCAACACGAATTTGACCGAAGTCGATCTTGACTCTGCTCATTTAGAAGGAATTAAAGGTTTATCTGAGACGGCTGCATCGGCAGAACAGTTTCACCGTTGGGGAGTAAAAGAAGCAGCGCGGGGAAATTATAATGCTGCGATCGCCAATTACCGTAAAGCAATTAAAATAGATCCTGAATTAGCTCCATCTTACCTAGGATTAGCAATTATTGAATATAACTTCGATCGACGAGCAGAAGCTAAAAAAAATACGGCGATCGCAGCTAAGTTATTTAAAAAACAAGAACATCAACTAGGCTACAAAACTGCTACGGATTTTCAGCAAAAAATGGCTTTGATTCAGAAAGCAGAAGATAATGCAGAGCAGCAAGAAGGAGGAATGGGTAACGTAGGTAAATTTATAGGCAGTATTGGTTCATTATTGTTGCAATTTTTACTTTAGTCAGAGTTCGAGAGCTAGATTTTTAAGCTGCTCAACCAAGTAATCTTTACATAAAGTTTTTAAAAACCTAAATCTGCTTTGGCAACTTCTGCTGCTGCATATACCTGTTCATTGGGCATTTCTTCCCAGTCGGTACAGCCAATCTCGCGGTAGAATTGAGCATCGTAGGCGCGAGTTCTTACTACTACAGGCATTGGTACGGCATGACCTAAAATCAAAGCTTGTTGCTTGGAGTCTAGTTTAGCTAATACCGACTTTAAATTAGCTCCTCCGGAAACACCTGTAAAGATCGCCTCGATATCTTTTTCGTCGTTTAGTAAGCAGGTAACCCGTGTACCAATCTGGGACATGACTTCGTTATCAATTCCTGATGGACGCTGATCTACCACCAAAAGAGTAACAAAATACTTACGCATTTCGCGGGCGATCGTGCCAAAGATGGTTTGGTGGACAATACTAGAATCAAGGAAACGGTGCGCTTCTTCAATGGTAATTACTAACTGGCGGGGTTTATCGAGGGGGTTTTTGGTTTGTAAAAAGTGATCGGCTTTTTTGACGTAGCTGGAGTGAATACGACGAGTAATCATATTTGTTGCCAGCATATAGGACAGCATATTAGACTGAGAACCAAATTCGATGATAATATTTTTCCCTGCATCTAAAGCTTGAATCAATTGCTCAATATAGTTGTGGGGACAGGCTGAACGAATGTATTTTAGGCTATCTAGACGCATCAATTTGCGCTGCAAAGAAGAAATTGAACCTTGATGACCTTGTTTGGCTTCGCAGAACATTTTAATATCTTCGTTGGTCATATTTAGCAAACGCATGATCCAAGACTTACCATATTCGTTGTATAAGATGTTGGCGTTATCCATTGCTGCTTCAGATAGACCTAATTCGGAAGAGACTAACTTTAGGTCTTCAATTTCAATTTGATCGTAGCTAAGATAAAGTTCTTGGGCATCCCTAACGCCTCTGCGCTTGGTAGATTCGGGGTCAAGAGTATACATTTCTACTTTCCCTGGAAAAAGCTGACGCAAGCCTTTAACGGTGCTTACCTGCTTTCCTTCCTTCATTGCTTCCCAGCCGTATTCTGAGTGCATATCAAACATCAGATTGACTGCTGCATCCTTGCGAATAACTCCCGAAAGCAGAAGACGAGTGAGAAAAGATTTACCAGTTCCAGATTTACCGAAGATTCCATTACTACGTTCTACAAAGCGATCGAGATCGATACAGACAGGCACATTCATATCTAAAGGTTCACCAATAGAAAAATTGCGACGAAAAGGATCGTCTTCCCAACCAAAGACGCTGCGGAAATCATGTTCGGTAGCTTCGTAGCATTGACTAAAGTGGGCAGGAATTGTCTTGACGGGTAATAATTCCATATCAATGCTAGTTTGAGCTTGCAGAGAACCCAAACTTGTATCCTTATCTGGATCTATAGGTAAATTAGGAAAATCGCTCTGAGTGGCTGTGGGGGTAAACATCAGCATGGGGGAAAGAGCAACAGTACCATAAGTACCGCTTCCTGCTAAGACATCCCGTAAAAAAGTATCTTCAATAGGTGGAGGATTGGCAATAATGCGATCGCTCGAACACCCAAGAGATACATCAGTTAATAAGCAAAAGAAACGTGACCTTGTTCCTTGAATTACTAAAAATTTACCGACTCGCATATCTTCAACTGATACATCAGGGTGTAATCTTACTTCTAAGCCTTTGGTTAAAGAACCTTGAATTACTGAGCCTAAAGGGAGTTGCGAGTTCATACTTATACCTAATACGTTAAATTACCAATGCCTTTTACTACACTGGAAATATTTGACTACAATCTAGATTTAGTTTGAAAGGTCTGTCAAAACAAATCATTTTGCTACTAACATCATGAATTTCTGATTCATATAAACCATCTTGGAGTTGCAAACAAACAAATTTTTGCTCTTGAGGATCTATAATCCAATAATGCTCAATTCCTCTGGCAGCATACTCTGAACGCTTATATCTATAGTCTTTGTCACGATTAGCTTTTCCTGGAGAAACCACTTCGACTACCAAAACTGGAGGAGGCATATCTAGAGTCACAACAGCACGTTTGTACAGTTCTATTTCCGATAGTCCTTCAGGAGATAAAACAACTAAGTCAGGAATTCTGGCATTTACCCGATTGCCACTAGTAATTATTTCGGTTTTGAGAGAAATACGTTCAAAAGATATAACCTTAGCTATTTCCATTAGCAAATACATAGCTATTTTAGTATTTTGCCAAGATTCAGGTGGCATTTCTCGTAACTGTCCATTTTCTAATTCATATATTTTTTCCGAATCTACCTGAGAAAAATTTAGATATTCTTCTAAAGTAAAGCGATTAGATAGTAATTTTTGAGTTAGCATTTTTCAATTTAATACAAGGCATTCTCAGAATAAAATTTGTTTTAATTAGATTTTAGACTTTGGCAAATAATTGATATTTTTCTGGTAACTTAGGCTTATTCCGCTAATTTTAGCCGATTTTATTTTTATATCCTACCAAATTAAAATAAAGAGTTATTATGTCAACTACTAAAAAACTAACTTTACCCCTAATGGGTTGCGGGACTTGGGCGTGGGGAAACCGCCTGTTGTGGGGTTATGACGAAAGTATGGATAATCAGCTACAGGAAGTATTTAATCTCTGCGTGAATCGTGGCGTTACTTTGTTTGACACTGGAGATTCTTACGGTACGGGTAAGTTTAATGGTCAGAGTGAAAAGCTACTAGGGAAATTTGCACAAGAATATACAGGGTTGAATAAAAATGATATCTGTCTGGCGACTAAATTAGCTGCCTATCCCTGGCGATTAACTAGAGGTTCAATGGTAGCTGCGGGGAAAGCTTCAATACAACGGATGGGTAGGGTGGATTTAGCGCAAATGCACTGGTCAACGGCTAATTATTTTCCTTGGCAAGAATGGCAGCTTTTAGACGGCTTGGCAGACCTATACGAACAAGGATTGATTAAAGGAGTGGGACTATCTAACTATGGAACAAAGAGATTGAAAAAAGTAGCTGAGAAATTTAGTAGTCGCAACATTCCCATTGCAACTTTACAGGTGCAGTATTCTCTGCTTTCAACCTATCCTGTAACGGAATTAGATATCAAGACTACCTGTGACGAATTGGGTATTAAATTAATTGCCTATAGTCCCTTATGTCTGGGTATCTTAACAGGCAAATATACTGACCCTAGCACTTATCCCCAAGGCTTACGAGGCTTACTGTTTAAAAGACTAGTCCCCGAAGCCAAATCGCTTTTAGACTGTATGAGTGCGATCGCTTTATCCCGTGATAAAACCATGTCTCAAGTAGCGATTAACTGGTGTATTGCTAAAGGTGCAATTCCCATTCCTGGAGCAAAAAATATCAAACAGGCTCAAGAAAACATCGCTGCCAAAGACTGGAAACTAGACGCAGGAGAAATAGCAGAATTAGATCGTGCAGCAGCAAGGATAGACAAGCCAATGGTACAGAATGTCTTCCAAACTCGATAAGCGAACAACAATAAATGGCATTATATCAAAGTTTAAAATTAATACTTGACATTGGAGTATACTCCGTAGTTTAAGTTTGACATAGTTGTTTAATTTACAGGCAAGACACTATGCAAAATTCAACCAAAGCAAGCAAAAAAGATGAGGTAATCATGCAAGACATTCCCCAACAGATGAAAGCAATGGCTGTGGACGATTTCGGCGGTTCTGACAAGCTGACTTTGCACACCTTACCTGTACCTCCAGTGGAGGCAGGCGAAGTTTTGATTCGCATCGAGATCGCTGGAGTTGGCATCTGGGACGCGATGGAGCGCGAAGGTGATCTAGTATATAACGAAGTTCACTTCCCGCGCGTACTGGGTGGTGAATGTGCTGGCATCATTGCTGCTGTCGGCAACAGTGTCGAGCGTTTTGCCGTCGGCGATCGCGTTTACGCCCAAAGCTTCATGAACGATAAGGGCGGTTCCTACGCGCAATACGTCGTGGTGCCAGAAAAGAGCGTCGCGACCATTCCTGATGGCTTCGATATGATGATGGCGGGCGGTTTTCCCATCGCTGGTGCGACGGCGTTGCGTAACCTGGAGGCACTAGGCATCGATGACGAGACCCAACTGATGCTGTGGGGCGCGAGCGGTGGCGTGGGTCATGTAGCCTTGCAGCTTGCCAAACGGATGGGAGCGCGCGTCTTTGCAATCGCATCGGGCGATGACGGCGTGGCATTGTCTAAAGAATTGGGTGCTGACGAAACTGTTGACGGGCGTAGCGATGACGTGATCGAACGCGCTCGCGCCTTTGCACCCGATGGCTTTGATAAAGCGTTTCTGCTGATCATGGGCGACCAAGTGCAAGACTCGTTAGACTTGGTGAGGCAAGGCGGGAGGATTTCTTTCCCTAACGGCGTGATGCCCGAACCTGTAGCGCCCGACGGCGTGGAACTGACTAAGGCTGACGGCTATGGGGATGAGCGATTGTTCCGTCAACTCAACACCTTGGCCGAAATCGGCGACTTCCGAGTTCACATCGCGCAGACGTTTCCGCTCGAAGAGGTCGCGCAAGCGCAAGAAGCGATGAAAAAGCATTATCTGGGCAAAATCGTGCTGCGCGTGAGCGGCGAATAAGAGCCTGTCGAAAGGGCGCTATAAATCACCAACCTCTGCCCAACGATAAAGTTGAGCCGACGCAGATAACACTGAAATGCAGACCAGTAATCTCTCGCTATTTGGCTTCAAAACCTTGTTATCCCTTGCTTTCCAGGCGTTTTAGCTTTTCGACAAGATGGCACTTATACTCTTGAAGTTGAGCGATCTTCTCATCCATTTCTTCAATTTTTTTGCGAATTAGCCGCGCCTTATCTTCGTTTGAAAGTATGTCCCACTCATCCATCGATTGCTTAATTTCCCTGAGGGTAAATCCCAGGGCTTTTCCATGCTTGATAAACTCTAAACGCGACACAACTTCATCATCGTAGTTCCGATAGTTATTTTCTGCACGCTTGTTGTTTGAGTTGAGGAGTCCAGTCTTCTCGTAGAAACGAATTGTATCTTTCGAGAATCCTGTTTTTTGGGAGAGTTCGCTAATCAACATAAAACACTAAGGTTGAGAAGTTTAGAATTAGTACTTGACATTGGAGTATACTCCATAGTTTAAGTTTGACATAGTTCTTAAATTTACAGGTTAGACACTATACTATGCAAAATTCAACTAAAGCAAACAAAACTGTTATTATTACTGGCGCAACCAGTGGTTTAGGCTATTCCTGCGCTGAGGCGATCGCCAGATCTGGGCAAGACTGGCAGATCATCATCGCTAGTCGAAATCTGTCTAAAGTTGAAGAAGCCGTTCGTACCTTAATAGCTGAAACTAAATACCCAAATATTGAAGGTATGAGTCTTGATTTAGCATCCACAGCATCAGTACGTCAGTTCGTAAAAAACTTTCTTACTGGAGAACGTCCACCTTTACAGGCGATCGTTTGTAATGCAGGAATTTCACTCGTTTCAGACACGCTCTATACAGAAGATGGGTTTGAGATGACGTTTGGTGTAAACCATCTAGGACACTTTCTACTCGTCAATCTGCTTTTGCCCCAGATGAGCGATCGCTCTGGCATCGTATTTGTCAGCAGCAGCGTACACGATCCAGATGCCAATACTGGAATGCCTCACCCGCAATACCAAGCTGCAAAAGCCCTCGCATTTCCCACCGATGACGATAATAACGCCAACATCGGAAACACGGGGCGGGAACGCTATACCACTTCTAAGCTCTGCAATATTCTCTGTGCTTACGAGCTTTCCCGTCGCTTGCAAAAGCAACAGTCAAATATTACAGTTAATGCTTTCAACCCAGGTTTAATGCTCGACACAAAGTTTTATCGAGACTGCAGCGAATCAGAAATGTCTGCTTTCGTCGCAAATGTTCCACAGTCTATCATGGATAGCGCTAGAGACTCTAAAACAATGGGCAACGCTCTGGCTAGACTCATTCTCGACCCCTCACTTAATGGTACTACGGGTAAATATTTCGATGGACTGGAGGAAGTTCGATCTTCTGATGAATCCTACGATGAGAAGAAAGCAACCGAACTTTGGGAGTCCAGTGCAGAATTACTCAAGCTTTCACCTAAAGAAGCAACGCTTGTGCAATAAGCATTTGTTACTGCATACTGCTCTTTCATTCATTGTCTAGCAAAACCATCCCGTAGGCTTATCATACTAAATCCTATTCAAGTAGGTTACTTGACTGTTGGGTTAGGTAGTAGGTAGTAGGCAACTGTTTAATAAGTAACTGATTAATAAGTTGGAAATTTTAAGATACTTTTCCCAATCGAATTTAGTATCAATTTATCAAAATCGCGTATCTAGATCACAAAAAATTTCGGTAGGATCGCTTTGGAGAATTTAATTTTATGGCTGAGAAAGGGCTTGCCCGCATCTGTTGAAATACTACTTTTAGCAGAAGTCTCAGCCTTTTGCTTGCTTTGTAATTTTTCGTCGAACTCACGTTCTGCTGATTAAAACAAAGGCAATAGCAAAGAGAAAATAACTGCACCTAAAACCGCTGCCACAGGTAGGGTAATTACCCAAGCTAAAACTACAGACTTGATAGTTGACCAACGTACCTCTTGATTAGTAGAAATTAAACCAATGCCGATAACGCTACCAACTAAGGCATGGGAAGTAGAAACGGGTAAACCGATACGAGAGGCAAGTAGAATCGTAGTTGCAGTGGCGATCTCAGCGCAGAAACCAGTACTAGGTACTAGAGTAATAATATTCTCACCGACAGTAGCTATCACATTTTTTCCCTGTACGGCTAATCCTGCCACAATCCCTAAACCTCCCAAGACCAAAATCCAAATAGGAATTTCTAAACTGTTAATTGGTACTTCGTTGGTATGAAAAATATAGACTATGGCTGCTAAAGGCGCGATCGCATTGCCCACATCATTTGAACCATGAGCAAAAGCCACAAAACAGGCACTAAGCACCTGAAACTTACCCATAATTTTTTCTAAAACTGAAGTCTCAAACCATTGTTTTTGATATTCGTCTAGGCGATTCCAGCTATACAAAGTAATTCCTGTAGTGGCTATTAAGCCAATACCCAAGCTAATAGTTTGCTTTGGTAGCACAAGGTAATTAAAAACGGGTAGCTGTACAACAGTAGGCAAAACAATAATGCCAAAAATGCTAATCAAAGCTGCGCTTAACCAGGGAATCCATTCTCTTAACTGCTTTAAGGTATCTTGCCGTTCAAATAACCAGTAGCGCAACAGACTATATAAACCTGCTGCCACAATGGCACTGATTATAGGAGTTACAATCCAACCCAAACAGATCAAGCCGATATTGCCCCAGGCGATCGCTTCTTTACCAATAGCTATCCAGCTAAATCCTGCGATCGCACCTACGACTGCATGGGAAGAAGCCACGGGTAAACCTTTGCTGGTAGCAACCTGTAACCAAATACCACAGGAAAGCAAAACCGCAATCATGCCTACTAAAAACGTCTGGGGAGTATCGATAAACAAACTAGGGTTGGCCACCTTGGTGGCTAAGGTTGCCGATACCTGTTTACCAAATATTACCGCTCCCGTGAACTCTAAAATTCCAGCGATGATAACTGCTTGATTCAGGGTAATTGCTTTTGAACCGACGGATGTTCCCATAGAGTTCGCCACATCATTTGCACCCAAATTCCAGGCGACATAAGCAGCAAGCAGAGAAATTAAAACCAGAGCGAGAATGTTTATAGACAAAGGACTGTAAAATTTATTTAGGGTTGGAAACGACGAAGTTAGAAGTCAGAAGTTTTTGCGTACCTTGAGTGGTAACTTAGAACCAATACAATAGTTGTGATTAATACTGATTTAAATCAATCAATTAAATAGAATACGGTTATCGATTCCTAACTTTTCTGGTATTCATTATCTCGCTATTACGCTTAGATATAAATAGGTCGCTTTAGATATCAAAATTAAATTAAACATTGAAAAAAATGTATCAGCCCCTAGAATGCCGTCCAGATAGTTATTCCGAATGGTATCGACAAGGTAATCAGCTACGTTTAGAAGGCTATTATCAAGAAGCATTAACTAGCTATGAGCGCGCCATAAACTATAAACCTCTTGATTACTGGTCATGGTATCGCAAAGGTGCAGTTTTAGAAACTTTGGGCGAATATTCTCAGGCAATAGAATGTTATGCCTATGCTGCCAAGATAGAACCAAACAATTACTGGGCATGGTATGAACAAGGCTATATTTACTTTGTTGAATTAAACCAATACGATCTGGCGATCGCTTGTTTTACGAAAGCTCTAGCTGCCCATCCCCAAGATTACTGGGCAATTTACCGTATTGCCGAAGCTTGGCGTAAGTTAGAAGATTACGAACAGGCAATATCATACTACGAGCGGGCTTTAGAGTTGCGTCCGCAAGATTTTTGGTCTTTTTATCGTCGTGGCGAAGCACAACAGCACTGGGGTAAATTAGAATTGGCTTTGCAAAGTTACGACCACGCTTTAGATATTGAAGCTGATGATTACTGGGCTTGGTATCAAAAAGGCAGGGTTTTACAGCAGAAGAAGCAATATCAGCAGGCTATTTATAATTACAATCAAGCTCTAGAACTCGACGCTCGCTTCGATCCAGCTTGGTACCAGCTTGCTTGTTGCTATGCTCAACAGCATAATCATAATTGGGCAATTATGAGTTTAGAAAAAGCGGTCGATCTCAATCCAAAAAAATATTTAGAGTTAGCTACTGATGACCTTATTTGGCAAGAATTCCGTCGGCAAAGAGGGTTTCAACTGCTAATCATGAACAAAAGCGATCGCTATGGTTATTAAGCTTAAGTTAAAATAAAAACAAAAATTAACCAATACGTTTGCAGGAACTGCGATACCCTAGATTGGGTGATTTATTAGATTTTTTTAAGATACTGTTTATGACATCCTCAATTGAAACTTCTAAACGCACTGTGCGTATCGGCACACGGAAAAGCCAGCTTGCTTTGGTGCAAACCTACTGGGTAAAAGCAGAGTTAGAAAAGCATTTTCCCGATCTTGAATTTGAAGTCGAGAAAATGAGTACTAAAGGGGATAAGATTCTGGATGTTCCTTTGGCAAAAATCGGCGACAAAGGTTTGTTTACCAAAGAGCTAGAGACGGGAATGCTCAACAATCAAACGGATTTTGCGGTACATTCTCTCAAGGATCTACCGACTAATTTACCCGCAGGGTTGATGTTAGGTTGTGTAACTAAAAGAGAAGATCCTGCCGATGCTCTAGCGGTTAATGAAAAAAATAAGGATAGAAAACTAGAAACTCTTCCTGCTGGTGCGGTAATTGGTACGTCTTCCCTCAGACGTTTGGCACAGCTACGACACAGCTATCCTCATTTGGAATTTAAGGATATTCGCGGCAATGTCAATACTCGTTTGGCTAAATTAGATGCGGGAGAGTATGACGGGATTATTTTAGCGGTGGCTGGTTTGCAGCGATTAGATATGAGCGATCGCATTCACCAAATTATTTCTCCTGAAATTTCGCTTCATGCAGTGGGACAAGGTGCATTGGGTATTGAATGTCGTGCAGGCGATGAAGAAATTCTCAAGATTTTAAAAGCATTAGAAGATGCCGACAGTTGCGATCGCGCTTTGGCAGAAAGATCATTTTTGAGAGAGCTAGAAGGAGGTTGCCAAGTGCCAATTGGCGTTAATACCAGCATTGAAAATAATAATTTAACTATCAAAGGAATGGTAGCTAGTCTAGATGGATTAAGACTGATTAAGGACACCGTAAGCGGTGATCGTCACAATTCAGAGCAACTGGGCAAAGACTTGGCAGCTAAATTGCGAGAACAAGGAGCAGGTGATATACTGGCGGAAATTTTTGCTGAGGTTGGGCGAGATTAAATCAGCCTAACAACAAAAATTCAATCTTCCTTTGACTCTATTAGAATGATCGAGTATCACTTAAGTTGTCTAGTAATTTTTTTTGTATTAAATTATGAATATTAAAACTATCGCCATTCCCATGTTTGTTGCTCTATCTCTTTTATTTGGAGCCTGTGCAGACAAAACAGAAACCCCTAATGGGGTAGACGGTGCAGCAAATGACGCTGGAGGTGCCGTAAATGATGCTGGCGATGCCACTGGAGATGCTGTAAATGATGCTGGCGGTGCCATGAAAGATGGTGCAAATGACGCTGGAGATGCTATGAAAGATGCTGGAGGTGACATGAAAGATAAAGCTGGCGGTGCCATGGAAGATACTGGAGGTGCCATGAAAGACACTGGAAATGATATGAAAAATGATGGTAACAACTAAAGTACGAGGGATGCTATCAAAGATTTCGGGAACAAAGCTCCTTGAAGTAAAAGCAAATAAATCCTAATTGTCTAATGATTTTTAGCTGATTTTGAGCAATCTGACCATCTAACTGATATTATTTTCATATCAAGATAATAGGTATCGACTAGCTAAGGCTATCGATGCCTATTTTTTATCTTGTAGCTCTAGACTATATCTACTAAATTATTTAATAACTTAATATGACATTGCCAACTGATCTTTTCTTTTATGCCAAATGGTCAGGTATTGCGACAATTATTTGCCTTCTCGTAGCGATTGTATCTTTTGTCGTCGGTTGGGGGTTTCGCTTTCGTCTTGTAGGTGTAACCAGCTTTATGGGAGTTCTCACGACTGGAATATTTGCCCTGGGTTTAGGTTTATTTCCCCATGCAAAAATTCCTGGTGCAGCACGTTATTCCTTGATTTATGATAATGGGGCAAATCAAGCTGTAGTAGCCGTAGCTCCAGATATAGAGAAATCCGCTATCGAACCGACCTTGCTTCAGGCAGCCTCAGATCTATATTCTTATGGTAGGACTGGCGCAAATGGCGATAACCAGTTTACGATCAAATTGAGGACTGTTTTACATCCCCAGACGGGTGTTTCTCAACCTCTGTTTTTAGGAGAAGCAAAGCGATCGCTAATTACTAGAGAAGACAAAGATATTGAAATTAAGGTGTTTTCTCAGAATA
This DNA window, taken from Pleurocapsa sp. FMAR1, encodes the following:
- a CDS encoding type II toxin-antitoxin system Phd/YefM family antitoxin; the protein is MDTVTYTEFRKNLATHLNQIEADCTPLIVTRQNAPSVVVMSLDDFKAYEATFHLLSGRNNAQRLDRAIKNLRQGKGTEHQLIKESEDD
- a CDS encoding Uma2 family endonuclease; protein product: MLTQKLLSNRFTLEEYLNFSQVDSEKIYELENGQLREMPPESWQNTKIAMYLLMEIAKVISFERISLKTEIITSGNRVNARIPDLVVLSPEGLSEIELYKRAVVTLDMPPPVLVVEVVSPGKANRDKDYRYKRSEYAARGIEHYWIIDPQEQKFVCLQLQDGLYESEIHDVSSKMICFDRPFKLNLDCSQIFPV
- a CDS encoding Txe/YoeB family addiction module toxin — protein: MKLVFDEQAWEDYQYWIKTDKKILKRINLLIKEIPKEPFDGIGDPELLKYNWSGFWSRRITKEHRLVYAVESNSILIAQCRFHY
- a CDS encoding quinone oxidoreductase family protein, whose amino-acid sequence is MQNSTKASKKDEVIMQDIPQQMKAMAVDDFGGSDKLTLHTLPVPPVEAGEVLIRIEIAGVGIWDAMEREGDLVYNEVHFPRVLGGECAGIIAAVGNSVERFAVGDRVYAQSFMNDKGGSYAQYVVVPEKSVATIPDGFDMMMAGGFPIAGATALRNLEALGIDDETQLMLWGASGGVGHVALQLAKRMGARVFAIASGDDGVALSKELGADETVDGRSDDVIERARAFAPDGFDKAFLLIMGDQVQDSLDLVRQGGRISFPNGVMPEPVAPDGVELTKADGYGDERLFRQLNTLAEIGDFRVHIAQTFPLEEVAQAQEAMKKHYLGKIVLRVSGE
- a CDS encoding aldo/keto reductase; translation: MSTTKKLTLPLMGCGTWAWGNRLLWGYDESMDNQLQEVFNLCVNRGVTLFDTGDSYGTGKFNGQSEKLLGKFAQEYTGLNKNDICLATKLAAYPWRLTRGSMVAAGKASIQRMGRVDLAQMHWSTANYFPWQEWQLLDGLADLYEQGLIKGVGLSNYGTKRLKKVAEKFSSRNIPIATLQVQYSLLSTYPVTELDIKTTCDELGIKLIAYSPLCLGILTGKYTDPSTYPQGLRGLLFKRLVPEAKSLLDCMSAIALSRDKTMSQVAINWCIAKGAIPIPGAKNIKQAQENIAAKDWKLDAGEIAELDRAAARIDKPMVQNVFQTR
- a CDS encoding ABC transporter permease; its protein translation is MNSVKQVESNLWLDSWRRYKRDKPAVFGSIVILIITLAVVFAPLIYTNSADKIDFLASSAPPSWEHPFGTNDLGQDQLARILQGGRVSLTVGIASMLVAIFLGTIVGAIAGFYGGIIDGILMRITDLFLALPQLPLLLLIVYLFRDSIKKVAGAELGIFILIVLLIGGLNWMSVARLVRADFLKLKELEFVSAARAIGAKPSRLIWTHLFPNVLSVIIVAATLSVGNAIITESTLSFLGLGFPPDVPTWGRMLFEAKDYLTSAPYMAIFPGMAIFFTVLSINYIGDGLRDALDPKR
- a CDS encoding ATP-binding protein; the protein is MNSQLPLGSVIQGSLTKGLEVRLHPDVSVEDMRVGKFLVIQGTRSRFFCLLTDVSLGCSSDRIIANPPPIEDTFLRDVLAGSGTYGTVALSPMLMFTPTATQSDFPNLPIDPDKDTSLGSLQAQTSIDMELLPVKTIPAHFSQCYEATEHDFRSVFGWEDDPFRRNFSIGEPLDMNVPVCIDLDRFVERSNGIFGKSGTGKSFLTRLLLSGVIRKDAAVNLMFDMHSEYGWEAMKEGKQVSTVKGLRQLFPGKVEMYTLDPESTKRRGVRDAQELYLSYDQIEIEDLKLVSSELGLSEAAMDNANILYNEYGKSWIMRLLNMTNEDIKMFCEAKQGHQGSISSLQRKLMRLDSLKYIRSACPHNYIEQLIQALDAGKNIIIEFGSQSNMLSYMLATNMITRRIHSSYVKKADHFLQTKNPLDKPRQLVITIEEAHRFLDSSIVHQTIFGTIAREMRKYFVTLLVVDQRPSGIDNEVMSQIGTRVTCLLNDEKDIEAIFTGVSGGANLKSVLAKLDSKQQALILGHAVPMPVVVRTRAYDAQFYREIGCTDWEEMPNEQVYAAAEVAKADLGF
- a CDS encoding pentapeptide repeat-containing protein; this translates as MKPQLLSVIVISTTIALSLPAQSESLTDLNQLLSTKKCSQCDLNSSGLVQADLKGADLLQADLTGANLSQANLTGANLTGANLTGTSLNGANLTGANLTGANLAGTDLRNAYVGNTNLTEVDLDSAHLEGIKGLSETAASAEQFHRWGVKEAARGNYNAAIANYRKAIKIDPELAPSYLGLAIIEYNFDRRAEAKKNTAIAAKLFKKQEHQLGYKTATDFQQKMALIQKAEDNAEQQEGGMGNVGKFIGSIGSLLLQFLL